Proteins from a genomic interval of Chryseobacterium indologenes:
- a CDS encoding glycosyltransferase family 2 protein, which translates to MLDISVIIPVYNAAEFLEKSVLSALALDEVKEVILVEDQSTDDSLEICKKLAENYSKIKLFQHPDQGNHGAAASRNLGIEKAGTNFITFLDADDYYLPNRFEAEKDIFKDPKTDAVFGAVGIEYLTEKGKQEFQSKFSDSTLTTVNYSAEGKDVFRGLLGLTPKSFGSFFHLNALTIRKSAIDRHHLRFNEVLRVHQDSDFIIKLAYYCYLKSGIIDRPVAMRGIHDDNRITKIVKYSPQYNQRQSLFWNSLYEWSKPLSMDKDVSQLLYLQKKAFELSGKKGFSKAISLLGALLKNPDILKTKYRFTYLNS; encoded by the coding sequence ATGCTTGATATCTCTGTAATAATTCCCGTCTACAATGCTGCTGAATTTCTTGAAAAATCAGTACTTTCCGCATTGGCATTAGACGAAGTAAAAGAAGTTATTTTAGTTGAAGATCAATCAACTGACGATTCATTGGAAATTTGCAAAAAATTAGCAGAAAACTATTCTAAAATAAAACTTTTCCAACATCCGGATCAAGGAAATCATGGAGCTGCAGCTTCCCGAAATCTGGGAATTGAAAAGGCTGGCACAAATTTTATTACCTTTCTGGATGCGGACGACTACTACCTTCCTAATAGATTTGAGGCAGAAAAAGATATTTTTAAAGATCCAAAGACAGATGCTGTTTTCGGGGCTGTAGGTATAGAATACCTTACTGAAAAGGGCAAACAGGAATTTCAATCCAAATTTAGCGACAGTACACTTACCACGGTTAATTATTCAGCAGAAGGAAAAGATGTCTTCCGTGGCCTGCTGGGACTTACACCGAAAAGTTTCGGTTCATTTTTCCATCTTAATGCTCTTACGATAAGAAAGTCTGCAATCGACCGTCACCATTTGAGGTTTAATGAGGTTCTGCGCGTACACCAGGATTCAGATTTCATTATTAAACTAGCCTATTATTGCTATCTGAAATCCGGAATAATTGATCGGCCTGTAGCGATGAGAGGAATTCATGATGATAACAGAATTACTAAAATTGTAAAATATTCACCTCAATATAATCAGAGACAATCTCTTTTCTGGAACTCTCTTTATGAGTGGTCGAAACCTCTGTCTATGGACAAAGATGTTTCGCAACTTTTGTATCTTCAGAAAAAAGCATTTGAGCTGTCAGGAAAGAAGGGCTTTTCCAAAGCGATAAGCTTATTGGGTGCTTTGCTGAAGAATCCGGATATTCTAAAAACAAAATATAGATTCACCTATCTTAATTCGTAA